In a single window of the Micromonospora inositola genome:
- the qcrB gene encoding cytochrome bc1 complex cytochrome b subunit, which yields MKRRKFDVAAVPGKTAGALDDRFQAATPLRKLLNKVFPDHWSFLLGEIALFSFVVLLLTGVFLTFFFEPAMTEVVYNGSYAPLRGTPMSAAYASSLDLSFDVRGGLIMRQMHHWAALLFMASIVVHMLRVFFTGAFRKPRETNWIIGSLLFWVGFLAGFTGYSLPDDGLSGTGLRIASGIMLSIPVIGTWVTSSIFGGEFPGEILISRAFIAHVLLIPGLLVALISVHLGLVFKQKHTQWPGPGRTNENVVGERMFPRYALKQGGYFMVVFGVIALMGGLFQINPIWYFGPYEAWVVSAASQPDWYVMFLDGSTRLMPAWQINIPIGDGYVIPPIFWPTVVLPGILVGLSMMYPFVEARRLKDHKHHNLLQRPRDVPARTAVGAMAVSFYVVLTLSGGNDVIADKFHISLNAMTWAGRIGLLIVPPLAYYFTYRICLGLQQHDREVLAHGVETGIIKRLPDGRFVEVHQPLTAAEHDGHGLEYAGWVVPKKMNRLGALGPAIRGFFYPIEKPAEAPVSPGHPPVEPRPEREEVGSGESRR from the coding sequence CAAGACCGCCGGGGCGCTGGACGACCGCTTCCAGGCGGCCACCCCGCTGCGGAAGCTGCTGAACAAGGTCTTCCCGGACCACTGGTCCTTCCTGCTCGGCGAGATCGCGCTCTTCTCGTTCGTCGTGCTGCTGCTGACCGGTGTCTTCCTGACCTTCTTCTTCGAGCCGGCGATGACCGAGGTCGTCTACAACGGCAGCTACGCCCCGCTGCGGGGCACCCCGATGTCGGCCGCGTACGCCTCCAGCCTGGACCTGTCGTTCGACGTCCGGGGCGGCCTGATCATGCGGCAGATGCACCACTGGGCGGCGCTGCTGTTCATGGCCTCGATCGTGGTGCACATGCTCCGGGTCTTCTTCACGGGCGCGTTCCGCAAGCCGCGGGAGACGAACTGGATCATCGGCTCGCTGCTGTTCTGGGTGGGCTTCCTGGCCGGCTTCACCGGCTACTCGCTGCCGGACGACGGCCTCTCCGGCACCGGTCTGCGGATCGCCTCCGGCATCATGCTGTCGATCCCGGTGATCGGCACCTGGGTCACCTCGTCGATCTTCGGCGGGGAGTTCCCGGGTGAGATCCTCATCAGCCGGGCCTTCATCGCCCACGTGCTGCTCATCCCGGGCCTGCTGGTCGCCCTGATCAGCGTCCACCTGGGCCTGGTCTTCAAGCAGAAGCACACCCAGTGGCCCGGCCCCGGCCGGACCAACGAGAACGTGGTCGGCGAGCGGATGTTCCCGCGCTACGCGCTCAAGCAGGGCGGCTACTTCATGGTCGTCTTCGGCGTGATCGCGCTGATGGGTGGCCTCTTCCAGATCAACCCGATCTGGTACTTCGGCCCGTACGAGGCGTGGGTGGTCTCGGCCGCCAGCCAGCCCGACTGGTACGTCATGTTCCTCGACGGCTCGACCCGCCTCATGCCGGCCTGGCAGATCAACATCCCGATCGGCGACGGGTACGTCATCCCGCCGATTTTCTGGCCGACGGTCGTGCTGCCGGGCATCCTGGTGGGCCTGTCGATGATGTACCCGTTCGTGGAGGCGCGCCGCCTCAAGGACCACAAGCACCACAACCTGCTCCAGCGGCCCCGGGACGTCCCGGCCCGGACCGCCGTGGGCGCGATGGCGGTGTCCTTCTACGTCGTGCTGACCCTCTCCGGAGGCAACGACGTCATCGCCGACAAGTTCCATATCAGCCTGAACGCGATGACCTGGGCGGGCCGGATCGGCCTGCTGATCGTCCCGCCGCTGGCCTACTACTTCACGTACCGGATCTGCCTCGGTCTCCAGCAGCACGACCGGGAGGTGCTGGCCCACGGCGTGGAGACCGGCATCATCAAGCGGCTGCCGGACGGCCGGTTCGTCGAGGTCCACCAGCCGCTCACCGCGGCCGAGCACGACGGGCACGGACTGGAGTACGCCGGCTGGGTCGTGCCGAAGAAGATGAACCGGCTCGGGGCCCTCGGCCCGGCCATCCGGGGCTTCTTCTACCCGATCGAGAAGCCGGCCGAGGCGCCGGTCTCGCCGGGGCACCCGCCGGTCGAGCCCCGACCGGAGCGGGAGGAGGTCGGCAGCGGCGAGAGCCGTCGCTGA
- a CDS encoding DUF4142 domain-containing protein → MLGIKRLGVLAAVVVVGLAPAAAAQAAAQPSTQDTQYLQALHQVNLEEIVTGNLAQQKGQNQQVKDLGKQFVTDHTQLDQTVQSTAQQLNVKLPSEPTADQQKMVDKLNNLSGAEFDKAWVTAELTGHVQAIQASQTEISQGSEQTVVQLAQDALPVLQAHLDALTALAQTLGVPVPQTSASGTPSPGGSGTPGPGGTESPGPGGTSTESPAPGTTETPAPSTS, encoded by the coding sequence ATGTTGGGTATCAAACGCCTCGGAGTGCTGGCCGCCGTGGTGGTGGTCGGGCTGGCGCCCGCAGCGGCGGCGCAGGCCGCGGCACAGCCGTCCACGCAGGACACCCAGTACCTGCAGGCGTTGCACCAGGTGAACCTGGAGGAAATCGTCACCGGCAACCTGGCGCAGCAGAAGGGCCAGAACCAGCAGGTCAAGGACCTCGGCAAGCAGTTCGTGACGGACCACACCCAGCTGGACCAGACGGTGCAGAGCACCGCGCAGCAGCTGAACGTGAAGTTGCCGTCCGAGCCCACCGCCGACCAGCAGAAGATGGTCGACAAGCTCAACAACCTCAGCGGCGCCGAGTTCGACAAGGCGTGGGTGACCGCCGAGCTGACCGGCCACGTTCAGGCCATCCAGGCCAGCCAGACCGAGATCTCGCAGGGTTCCGAGCAGACGGTGGTCCAGCTGGCCCAGGACGCCCTGCCGGTCCTGCAGGCGCACCTCGACGCGCTGACGGCCCTGGCCCAGACCTTGGGCGTCCCGGTCCCGCAGACCAGCGCCAGCGGCACGCCCAGCCCGGGCGGCAGCGGTACGCCGGGTCCGGGCGGCACCGAGTCCCCGGGTCCGGGCGGCACGAGCACCGAGTCACCGGCCCCGGGCACCACTGAGACGCCGGCTCCGAGCACCAGCTGA
- a CDS encoding Lrp/AsnC family transcriptional regulator, with protein sequence MITAIVLIDCATDSIPEVAETLANLPGVSEVYSVAGHVDLIAMVRVREFEQIAQVIAGSISKVPGVLNTESHIAFRAYSQHDLEEAFAIGLANAD encoded by the coding sequence GTGATCACCGCGATCGTGCTGATCGACTGCGCCACCGACTCCATCCCCGAGGTGGCCGAGACCCTGGCCAACCTCCCCGGTGTCAGCGAGGTCTACTCGGTGGCCGGCCACGTCGACCTGATCGCCATGGTCCGGGTCCGCGAGTTCGAGCAGATCGCCCAGGTCATCGCCGGCAGCATCTCCAAGGTCCCCGGTGTGCTCAACACCGAGTCGCACATCGCGTTCCGGGCGTACTCCCAGCACGACCTGGAGGAGGCGTTCGCGATCGGGCTGGCCAACGCCGACTGA
- a CDS encoding sugar phosphate nucleotidyltransferase — protein MVLAAGEGTRLRPLTARLPKALCPVGNVPLLDRALARLAGLGLAGPDRVAVNACYLGGRVVDHVGARAHPSVEPGDPLGTAGGLGNLRGWIAGRGVLVGNADAYLADPQAPPGPDIAALVDGWDGRSVRLLGQPADDPAVPGTFSGHRFVGFSLLPWRLVRELPPTFGDLVRSVWRPAEAAGALEVVPYRGTFYDTGTPADYLAANLHAAGSGSLVDPTATVSGPVERAVVGAGAVVHGAVTRAVVWPGATVAAGEHLTDVVRAGARLTVPAAPR, from the coding sequence GTGGTGCTCGCCGCGGGCGAGGGCACCCGGCTGCGACCGCTGACCGCGCGGCTGCCCAAGGCGCTCTGCCCGGTCGGGAACGTGCCGCTGCTGGACCGGGCCCTGGCCCGGCTGGCCGGGCTCGGCCTCGCCGGCCCGGACCGGGTCGCGGTGAACGCCTGCTACCTGGGCGGCCGGGTGGTCGACCACGTCGGGGCGCGGGCCCACCCGTCGGTCGAGCCGGGCGACCCGCTGGGCACCGCCGGCGGGCTGGGCAACCTGCGGGGCTGGATCGCCGGCCGGGGCGTGCTGGTCGGCAACGCCGACGCGTACCTGGCCGACCCGCAGGCCCCACCGGGCCCGGACATCGCCGCGCTGGTGGACGGCTGGGACGGGCGGAGCGTACGCCTGCTCGGTCAGCCGGCCGACGACCCGGCGGTGCCCGGGACCTTCAGCGGCCACCGCTTCGTCGGTTTCTCGCTGCTGCCCTGGCGGCTGGTCCGCGAGCTGCCACCCACCTTCGGCGACCTGGTCCGGTCGGTCTGGCGGCCGGCGGAGGCGGCCGGTGCGCTGGAGGTGGTGCCGTACCGGGGGACCTTCTACGACACCGGGACCCCGGCCGACTACCTCGCGGCCAACCTGCACGCCGCCGGGAGCGGGAGCCTGGTCGACCCGACGGCGACGGTGAGCGGCCCGGTGGAGCGGGCGGTGGTCGGCGCGGGCGCGGTCGTCCACGGGGCCGTGACCCGCGCCGTGGTCTGGCCCGGCGCCACGGTCGCCGCCGGCGAGCACCTCACCGACGTGGTGCGCGCCGGCGCCCGCCTGACGGTCCCGGCGGCCCCCCGGTAG
- a CDS encoding NUDIX hydrolase, translating into MIPRARATGRALGYQVFYRLPVPLRRRLVRLAVPKYIVGAVTLVRDAEADGPGRLLLLRQPPGYSWTLPAGLLQRGEAPVVGAARELFEESGIRVTPGQLRPAVPNAVVHAKGWVDVVFEVEVPASTTELVVDGAEVFEAAWHPLDDLPRLSRATAGLLGRYGIGPEAERVPPATPSGA; encoded by the coding sequence ATGATCCCCCGCGCGCGTGCCACCGGACGGGCCCTCGGCTATCAGGTCTTCTACCGGCTCCCCGTCCCGCTGCGCCGCCGGCTGGTCCGGCTCGCCGTGCCGAAGTACATCGTCGGCGCGGTGACGCTGGTCCGGGACGCCGAGGCCGACGGGCCGGGCCGGCTGCTGCTGCTGCGCCAGCCGCCCGGCTACAGCTGGACCCTCCCCGCCGGGCTGCTGCAGCGGGGTGAGGCGCCGGTGGTCGGCGCGGCCCGGGAGCTGTTCGAGGAGTCCGGCATCCGGGTCACCCCCGGGCAGCTCCGCCCGGCCGTGCCGAACGCGGTGGTGCACGCCAAGGGCTGGGTGGACGTGGTCTTCGAGGTGGAGGTGCCGGCGTCGACGACCGAGCTGGTGGTCGACGGCGCGGAGGTCTTCGAGGCGGCCTGGCACCCGCTGGACGACCTGCCCCGGCTCAGCCGGGCGACGGCCGGCCTGCTCGGCCGCTACGGCATCGGCCCGGAAGCCGAACGGGTCCCACCGGCCACCCCGTCGGGAGCGTGA
- a CDS encoding RelA/SpoT family protein: MDVDAGHGAALGGALPTQPGELPLTRRLRSLLAWPTNDTDPVSALVRAHRTIHASADSSVLRRAYTIAENMHRGQFRKSGEPYITHPLAVAQICADLGMDTITLVAALLHDTVEDTRYTLQALAEDFGREVAHLVDGVTKFDKAFYGKAAEAETVRKMIIAAGKDVRVLIIKLADRLHNMRTLGVRSAASRERIARKTQEVLIPLCDRLGIQTLKRELDDVVLLHLEPDEHARIARHVHDRPGWDAYLDAVVVKTRVALRHSRVDAEVAPRPRHLYSIWKDTVAGGHAAPFDLPRISIVVAGPATDCYAALGAVHGLWRPAPGRFKDFIASPKNNLYRSLHTSVRGPQDRTVEVLIRTEEMHRAAEYGVAAHYRFPRATGRAADRADELAWLRRVLDWEQEAVDPAQFLESLRCDLAEAQIQVVADGRQVVLPAGATPVDLAYELGAERGDHCLAAHINGRLAPLSSELKEGDVVEIFTESDAESGFEADAAPRGPRREWLGFVKSPQAQMQITRWFAGHTEPGISIADKVRLGRATIGLALRKHDRGLASDLPLLRLSEELGYPDLETLLVAVFDRAVEPDAVVRQLIDLVDHRQ, translated from the coding sequence GTGGACGTCGACGCCGGACACGGCGCCGCCCTGGGCGGCGCCCTTCCGACCCAGCCCGGCGAGCTGCCGCTCACCCGCCGGCTGCGCTCCCTGCTCGCCTGGCCCACCAACGACACCGACCCGGTCAGCGCGCTGGTCCGCGCCCACCGGACCATCCACGCCAGCGCCGACTCCTCGGTGCTGCGCCGCGCCTACACCATCGCGGAGAACATGCACCGCGGCCAGTTCCGCAAGAGCGGCGAGCCGTACATCACCCATCCCCTCGCGGTCGCCCAGATCTGCGCCGACCTCGGGATGGACACCATCACCCTGGTCGCCGCGCTGCTGCACGACACCGTGGAGGACACCCGCTACACCCTCCAGGCCCTCGCGGAGGACTTCGGCCGGGAGGTGGCCCACCTGGTCGACGGGGTGACCAAGTTCGACAAGGCGTTCTACGGAAAGGCCGCCGAGGCGGAGACCGTCCGCAAGATGATCATCGCGGCCGGCAAGGACGTCCGCGTGCTGATCATCAAGCTGGCCGACCGGCTGCACAACATGCGCACGCTGGGCGTCCGGTCCGCCGCCTCCCGGGAGCGCATCGCCCGCAAGACCCAGGAGGTGCTGATCCCGCTCTGCGACCGGCTGGGCATCCAGACGCTCAAGCGCGAGCTGGACGACGTGGTGCTGCTGCACCTGGAGCCCGACGAGCACGCCCGGATCGCCCGGCACGTGCACGACCGGCCGGGCTGGGACGCGTACCTCGACGCCGTGGTCGTGAAGACGAGGGTGGCGCTGCGCCACAGCCGGGTGGACGCCGAGGTCGCCCCCCGCCCCCGCCACCTCTACTCGATCTGGAAGGACACCGTGGCCGGCGGCCACGCCGCCCCCTTCGACCTGCCCCGCATCTCGATCGTGGTGGCCGGCCCGGCCACCGACTGCTACGCGGCCCTCGGCGCGGTGCACGGGCTGTGGCGCCCGGCGCCCGGCCGCTTCAAGGACTTCATCGCCTCGCCGAAGAACAACCTCTACCGGTCGCTGCACACCAGCGTCCGCGGCCCCCAGGACCGCACGGTCGAGGTGCTGATCCGGACCGAGGAGATGCACCGCGCCGCCGAGTACGGCGTCGCCGCCCACTACCGGTTCCCGCGCGCCACCGGCCGGGCGGCCGACCGGGCCGACGAGCTGGCCTGGCTGCGCCGGGTGCTGGACTGGGAGCAGGAGGCCGTCGACCCGGCGCAGTTCCTCGAGTCGCTGCGCTGCGACCTGGCCGAGGCGCAGATCCAGGTGGTCGCCGACGGCCGGCAGGTCGTCCTCCCCGCCGGCGCGACACCGGTGGACCTGGCGTACGAGCTGGGGGCGGAGCGGGGCGACCACTGCCTGGCGGCGCACATCAACGGCCGGCTGGCCCCGCTCTCCTCCGAGCTGAAGGAGGGCGACGTGGTGGAGATCTTCACCGAGTCCGACGCGGAGAGCGGCTTCGAGGCCGACGCCGCGCCCCGGGGGCCGCGCCGGGAGTGGCTCGGCTTCGTGAAGTCGCCGCAGGCCCAGATGCAGATCACCCGCTGGTTCGCCGGGCACACCGAGCCGGGCATCTCGATCGCCGACAAGGTACGCCTCGGCCGCGCCACCATCGGCCTGGCCCTGCGCAAGCACGACCGGGGACTGGCCAGCGACCTGCCGCTGCTGCGGCTGTCGGAGGAACTGGGCTACCCCGACCTGGAGACCCTGCTGGTGGCGGTCTTCGACCGGGCGGTCGAACCGGACGCGGTGGTCCGGCAACTCATCGACCTGGTCGACCACCGGCAGTAG
- a CDS encoding DEDD exonuclease domain-containing protein, with amino-acid sequence MARAEYVQEVLAGLDRTAGAGVDPALPLYATTFVVVDLETTGGAPDGGGITEIGAVKVRGGEELGVLATLVNPGVPIPPFITVLTGITQAMLVPAPPIEQVLPSFLEFIDDAVLVAHNAPYDVGFLKAACVKHGYRWPNPRVLDTAALARRVLTRDEVPNRKLGTLAAYFRTATQPTHRALDDAKATVDVLHGLIARLGGHRVDTVGDAIEFARAVTPTQRRKRHLAEGLPKVPGVYIFRAADDRPLYVGTSGDIATRVRSYFTAGEKRARISEMLAAAERVEAVECAHSLEAEVRELRLIAAHAPPYNRRSKYPERMVWLKLTDEAYPRLSVVRNLGPTDTAYLGPFRSKHAAELAAAGFHDAVPLRQCTHRLSRRTTMPACALAELGRCPAPCEHRISPEEYDHRAAAPFRTATTTDPQVVVDALLGRIEVLARDQRYEEAAVVRSRLAAVLRATVRMQRLVGLTGIAELAAARRAAHGGWELALVRHGRLAGAGVSPPGVHPRPTLEAIRATAETVLPGHGPVPNASAEETERILSWLERPETRLVEMSSGWASPVTGAGRFRDLLAKAENGGSHQLSTERS; translated from the coding sequence GTGGCACGAGCGGAGTACGTCCAGGAGGTGCTGGCCGGCCTGGACCGGACGGCGGGCGCGGGGGTGGACCCGGCGCTGCCGCTGTACGCGACCACCTTCGTGGTGGTCGACCTGGAGACCACCGGCGGCGCGCCGGACGGCGGCGGGATCACCGAGATCGGCGCGGTGAAGGTGCGCGGCGGCGAGGAGCTGGGGGTGCTCGCCACCCTGGTCAACCCGGGCGTGCCGATTCCGCCGTTCATCACCGTGCTGACCGGGATCACCCAGGCCATGCTCGTCCCGGCGCCGCCGATCGAGCAGGTGCTGCCGAGCTTCCTGGAGTTCATCGACGACGCCGTGCTGGTCGCCCACAACGCCCCCTACGACGTGGGGTTCCTCAAGGCGGCCTGCGTGAAGCACGGCTACCGCTGGCCCAACCCGCGGGTGCTGGACACCGCGGCGCTGGCCCGCCGGGTGCTCACCCGGGACGAGGTGCCCAACCGCAAGCTCGGCACCCTGGCCGCCTACTTCCGCACCGCCACCCAGCCGACCCACCGGGCGCTCGACGACGCCAAGGCCACGGTGGACGTGCTGCACGGGCTGATCGCCCGGCTGGGCGGCCACCGGGTGGACACCGTCGGCGACGCGATCGAGTTCGCCCGGGCGGTGACCCCGACCCAGCGCCGCAAGCGGCACCTGGCGGAGGGGCTGCCGAAGGTGCCCGGGGTGTACATCTTCCGGGCCGCCGACGACCGGCCGCTCTACGTCGGCACCTCCGGCGACATCGCCACCCGGGTGCGCAGCTACTTCACCGCCGGGGAGAAGCGGGCCCGGATCTCCGAGATGCTCGCCGCCGCCGAGCGGGTCGAGGCGGTCGAGTGCGCGCACTCGCTGGAGGCGGAGGTCCGCGAGCTGCGGCTGATCGCCGCGCACGCGCCGCCGTACAACCGGCGTTCCAAGTACCCGGAGCGGATGGTCTGGCTCAAGCTCACCGACGAGGCGTACCCCCGGTTGTCGGTGGTGCGGAACCTGGGCCCCACCGACACCGCGTACCTCGGCCCGTTCCGCTCCAAGCACGCCGCCGAGCTGGCCGCCGCGGGTTTCCACGACGCCGTACCGCTGCGCCAGTGCACGCACCGGCTGTCGCGGCGCACGACCATGCCGGCCTGCGCGCTGGCCGAGCTGGGTCGCTGCCCGGCGCCCTGCGAGCACCGGATCAGCCCCGAGGAGTACGACCACCGCGCCGCCGCGCCGTTCCGTACGGCGACCACCACCGACCCGCAGGTCGTGGTGGACGCCCTGCTCGGCCGGATCGAGGTGCTCGCCCGCGACCAGCGCTACGAGGAGGCGGCGGTGGTGCGGTCCCGGCTGGCGGCGGTGCTGCGCGCCACGGTCCGGATGCAACGCCTGGTCGGGCTGACCGGGATCGCCGAGCTGGCCGCCGCCCGGCGGGCCGCGCACGGCGGCTGGGAGCTGGCCCTGGTCCGGCACGGCCGGCTGGCCGGGGCCGGGGTGTCCCCGCCGGGTGTCCACCCGCGACCGACCCTGGAGGCGATCCGGGCGACCGCCGAGACGGTGCTGCCCGGGCACGGTCCGGTGCCCAACGCCTCCGCCGAGGAGACCGAACGCATCCTGTCCTGGTTGGAGCGACCGGAGACCCGACTGGTGGAGATGTCCTCCGGCTGGGCGTCGCCCGTCACCGGCGCGGGCCGCTTCCGGGACCTGCTGGCCAAGGCGGAGAACGGCGGGTCCCACCAACTCTCGACCGAACGCTCATGA
- a CDS encoding NYN domain-containing protein — protein MPLTEPHDDHLPEAGPVAAGRDAGGGDADDLAAGAEQPRPGETEPATPEPEPVLPEPVRQRIVALTAAVLPAMPTDEVPVPLRRVAKFAPNRRARLGAPAIAAQLTADPLFRQRVTARVLADAGDLGTAVAEGTAPAAADPVEVAALAYLVRPRGWRELIEASGAAVRAEADSAVVAELVREAEQRATRAEHDRAVARVEADKLRDELARVREELGQLREESRQLSRTLRETQARERRANELLATERGRAARAAADTEAELRRARARLAEAESVAGVVRASAKEARSVDDARLWLLLETIGQAAVGLRRELALDPVEKLPADFVADAFANQSATAPAGAAARARDTDDPARLDQLLALPRAHLVVDGYNVTKRGFGEMSLEQQRKRLISGLGGIAAQTGDEVTVVFDGAERMHGLPPTPRGVRVLFSRKGETADELIRRLVRAEPTGRPVVVISSDREVADGVRRHGAYPLGADSLLRRLSRS, from the coding sequence ATGCCCCTCACCGAGCCGCACGACGACCACCTCCCCGAGGCGGGGCCGGTGGCTGCCGGGCGGGACGCCGGTGGGGGCGACGCGGACGACCTCGCGGCCGGCGCCGAGCAGCCCCGGCCGGGGGAGACCGAGCCCGCCACGCCGGAGCCCGAGCCGGTCCTGCCCGAGCCGGTCCGGCAGCGGATCGTGGCGCTGACCGCCGCGGTGCTGCCGGCGATGCCCACCGACGAGGTGCCGGTCCCGCTGCGCCGGGTGGCCAAGTTCGCCCCCAACCGCCGCGCCCGGCTGGGCGCGCCGGCGATCGCCGCCCAGCTCACCGCCGACCCGCTGTTCCGGCAGCGGGTGACCGCGCGGGTGCTGGCCGACGCCGGTGACCTGGGCACCGCCGTGGCCGAGGGGACCGCGCCGGCCGCCGCCGACCCGGTGGAGGTGGCCGCGCTGGCGTACCTCGTCCGGCCGCGCGGCTGGCGGGAGCTGATCGAGGCGAGCGGCGCCGCGGTACGGGCCGAGGCGGACAGCGCGGTGGTGGCGGAGCTGGTGCGCGAGGCCGAGCAGCGGGCCACTCGGGCCGAGCACGACCGGGCGGTGGCCCGGGTCGAGGCCGACAAGCTCCGCGACGAGCTGGCCCGGGTCCGGGAGGAGCTGGGTCAGCTCCGCGAGGAGTCCCGACAGCTCAGCCGTACGCTGCGCGAGACCCAGGCCCGGGAGCGGCGGGCCAACGAACTGCTCGCCACCGAGCGCGGCCGGGCCGCCCGGGCCGCCGCGGACACGGAGGCGGAGCTGCGCCGGGCCCGGGCCCGGCTGGCCGAGGCGGAGTCGGTGGCCGGGGTCGTCCGGGCCAGCGCCAAGGAGGCGCGCTCGGTCGACGACGCCCGGCTCTGGCTGCTGCTGGAGACGATCGGCCAGGCGGCCGTCGGGCTGCGCCGCGAGCTGGCCCTGGACCCGGTCGAGAAGCTGCCGGCCGACTTCGTCGCCGACGCCTTCGCCAACCAGTCGGCGACCGCCCCGGCCGGCGCCGCCGCCCGGGCTCGGGACACCGACGACCCGGCCCGGCTGGACCAGCTGCTCGCCCTGCCCCGGGCCCACCTGGTCGTCGACGGCTACAACGTGACCAAGCGCGGCTTCGGCGAGATGTCCCTGGAGCAGCAGCGCAAGCGGCTGATCAGCGGCCTGGGCGGGATCGCCGCGCAGACCGGGGACGAGGTCACCGTGGTCTTCGACGGGGCCGAGCGGATGCACGGCCTGCCGCCCACGCCGCGGGGGGTGCGGGTGCTCTTCTCCCGCAAGGGGGAGACCGCCGACGAGCTGATCCGCCGGCTGGTCCGCGCCGAGCCCACCGGCCGGCCGGTGGTGGTGATCTCCTCCGACCGCGAGGTCGCCGACGGGGTGCGTCGGCACGGCGCGTACCCGCTCGGCGCGGACTCGCTGCTGCGCCGGCTGTCCCGCTCCTGA
- a CDS encoding ABC transporter permease produces MTTLSHAVRDSSTMLRRNLRHMRRYPSMTLMLAGLPVVFLLLFVYVFGGTLGNGLGGPSGGRAAYLTYVVPGILLMGVAGAATGTAVSVATDMTEGIISRFRTMAIARASVLTGHVVGSLIQTMLSLVVVVGVALLVGFRSDADPLAWLATAGVLAMTAFALTWLAVALGLVSESVETASNLPMPLTLLPFLGSGFVPTESMPAGLRQFAEYQPFTPIIETLRALLTGGPVGSNAIVATAWCAGIALVSYLWARRLYARRTVR; encoded by the coding sequence ATGACCACGCTCTCCCACGCCGTCCGCGACTCGAGCACGATGCTGCGCCGCAACCTGCGGCACATGCGGCGTTACCCCTCGATGACGCTGATGCTCGCCGGCCTGCCGGTGGTGTTCCTGCTGCTCTTCGTCTACGTCTTCGGCGGGACCCTGGGCAACGGCCTCGGCGGCCCCTCCGGCGGGCGGGCCGCGTACCTCACCTACGTCGTGCCCGGCATCCTGCTGATGGGCGTGGCCGGCGCGGCCACCGGCACAGCGGTGTCGGTCGCCACCGACATGACCGAGGGGATCATTTCCCGGTTCCGCACCATGGCGATCGCCCGCGCTTCGGTGCTGACCGGTCACGTGGTCGGCAGCCTGATCCAGACGATGCTCAGCCTGGTCGTGGTCGTCGGTGTCGCGCTGCTGGTCGGTTTCCGGTCCGACGCCGACCCGCTCGCCTGGCTCGCCACCGCCGGGGTGCTGGCCATGACGGCCTTCGCCCTCACCTGGCTGGCGGTGGCTCTCGGCCTGGTCAGCGAGAGCGTCGAGACGGCCAGCAACCTGCCGATGCCGCTGACGCTCCTGCCGTTCCTCGGCAGCGGTTTCGTGCCCACCGAGTCGATGCCGGCCGGGCTGCGCCAGTTCGCCGAGTACCAGCCGTTCACCCCGATCATCGAGACCCTGCGCGCTCTGCTGACCGGCGGCCCGGTGGGGTCGAACGCCATCGTCGCCACCGCCTGGTGCGCCGGCATCGCGCTGGTCAGCTACCTCTGGGCGAGGCGGCTCTACGCCCGCCGCACCGTCCGCTGA
- a CDS encoding ATP-binding cassette domain-containing protein → MITSAPPAIAATGLRKSYGDQVVLDGIDLAVAPGTIFALLGPNGAGKTTTVQILSTLIPAGDGEARVAGHDVTREPDAVRAAIGVTGQFAAVDGLLTGEENLLLMADLHHLDRPEGRRRTRELLARFDLVEAAGKVAATYSGGMRRRLDLAMGLIGAPRVLFLDEPTTGLDPRSRRAVWRIVRDLVTDGVTVFLTTQYLEEADQLADRVAVLDHGRLVAEGTPDELKRLVPGGHIALRFTDPAECAAAASLVGGAPGTDELTLQVPGDGGVASLRALLDRLDGAAIGVESLAVHTPDLDDVFLALTGQPTAERVPLP, encoded by the coding sequence ATGATCACCTCGGCCCCACCCGCGATCGCGGCCACCGGGCTCCGCAAGTCCTACGGCGACCAGGTGGTGCTCGACGGCATCGACCTCGCCGTGGCCCCGGGAACGATCTTCGCGCTGCTCGGTCCGAACGGCGCCGGCAAGACCACCACCGTGCAGATCCTGTCCACGCTCATCCCGGCCGGTGACGGCGAGGCCCGGGTCGCCGGCCACGACGTGACCCGGGAACCCGACGCGGTGCGCGCGGCGATCGGCGTGACGGGTCAGTTCGCCGCCGTCGACGGCCTGCTCACCGGCGAGGAGAACCTGCTCCTGATGGCCGACCTGCACCACCTCGACCGTCCGGAGGGCCGGCGACGCACCCGCGAGCTGCTGGCGCGCTTCGACCTCGTCGAGGCGGCCGGCAAGGTCGCCGCCACCTACTCCGGCGGCATGCGCCGCCGTCTCGACCTGGCGATGGGGCTGATCGGCGCGCCGCGCGTGCTCTTCCTCGACGAGCCGACCACCGGCCTCGACCCGCGCAGCCGGCGCGCGGTGTGGCGGATCGTCCGCGACCTCGTCACCGACGGGGTGACCGTCTTCCTCACCACCCAGTACCTGGAGGAGGCGGACCAGCTCGCGGACCGGGTGGCCGTGCTCGATCACGGCCGGCTGGTCGCCGAGGGCACCCCGGACGAACTCAAGCGCCTGGTCCCGGGCGGGCACATCGCCCTGCGGTTCACCGATCCGGCGGAGTGCGCCGCGGCGGCGTCCCTGGTCGGCGGCGCCCCGGGCACCGACGAGCTCACCCTGCAGGTCCCCGGCGACGGCGGGGTCGCGTCGCTGCGGGCGCTGCTCGACCGCCTCGACGGCGCCGCGATCGGCGTCGAGTCGCTCGCGGTGCACACCCCCGACCTCGACGACGTCTTCCTGGCGCTCACCGGCCAGCCCACCGCAGAGAGGGTTCCGCTGCCATGA